Proteins encoded in a region of the Acidimicrobiales bacterium genome:
- the recA gene encoding recombinase RecA → MERDKALEMAMGQIEKQFGKGAIMRMGENLDMQIEAIPTGALSLDIALGIGGLPRGRIVEIYGPESSGKSTLAMHVVAEAQRNGGICAYVDAEHAMDPVYARAIGVNVDDLLISQPDTGEQALEIADMLIRSGALDVIVIDSVAALTPRAEIEGDMGDTHVGLQARLMSQALRKLTATLNKSNTIAVFINQLREKVGVIYGSPEVTPGGRALKFYSSIRLDIRRVESIKDGAEVIGNRTRVKVVKNKCSPPFRQAEFDIMYGKGISREGSMLDVAVDLGIVKKSGAWYTYEGEQLGQGRENAKTFLAENLELMIQISEKVRQQVGMDGQPADVPLGLDPADDEPITLDD, encoded by the coding sequence GTGGAGCGAGACAAGGCACTCGAGATGGCGATGGGGCAGATCGAGAAGCAGTTCGGCAAGGGCGCCATCATGCGGATGGGCGAGAACCTCGACATGCAGATCGAGGCGATCCCCACCGGCGCCCTCTCCCTCGACATCGCCCTCGGGATCGGGGGCCTCCCCAGGGGCCGAATCGTGGAGATCTACGGTCCGGAGTCCTCCGGTAAGTCGACCCTCGCCATGCACGTGGTGGCCGAGGCCCAGCGCAACGGGGGGATCTGCGCCTACGTGGACGCCGAACACGCCATGGACCCCGTCTACGCCCGGGCGATCGGGGTCAACGTCGACGACCTCCTCATCTCCCAGCCCGACACTGGTGAGCAGGCCCTCGAGATCGCCGACATGCTGATCCGCTCCGGGGCGCTCGACGTGATCGTCATCGACTCCGTCGCTGCGTTGACCCCCCGTGCAGAGATCGAAGGCGACATGGGCGACACCCACGTCGGTCTACAGGCTCGGCTCATGTCCCAGGCTCTGCGGAAGCTGACGGCGACGCTCAACAAGTCGAACACCATCGCGGTCTTCATCAACCAGCTCCGGGAGAAGGTCGGTGTCATCTACGGCTCACCGGAGGTGACCCCAGGCGGCCGTGCCTTGAAGTTCTACTCGTCGATCCGCCTCGACATCCGCCGGGTGGAGTCCATCAAGGACGGCGCCGAAGTGATCGGCAACCGCACCCGGGTCAAGGTCGTGAAGAACAAGTGCAGTCCCCCGTTCCGCCAAGCGGAGTTCGACATCATGTACGGCAAGGGCATCAGCCGCGAAGGCTCGATGCTCGACGTCGCCGTGGACCTGGGCATCGTCAAGAAGTCCGGTGCCTGGTACACCTACGAGGGCGAGCAGCTCGGCCAGGGACGGGAGAACGCGAAGACGTTCCTCGCCGAGAACCTCGAGTTGATGATCCAGATCTCGGAGAAGGTGCGCCAGCAGGTCGGCATGGACGGCCAGCCGGCCGACGTCCCCTTGGGCCTCGATCCTGCCGACGACGAGCCGATCACGCTCGACGACTGA